A portion of the Campylobacter concisus ATCC 51562 genome contains these proteins:
- a CDS encoding NFACT RNA binding domain-containing protein, translating to MKYAHLVQIASYLSNFTKINQAKRINDMAILIEFNGEKIIFDLNKSNSAIYKDGELKEAKIYQAPFDNVLKKRFNASHIKSVECLKDNRILKFICTQSGSYKSENFILYLEFTGRFTNAVITDENNVIIEALRHIDNSYRKIETGEVLRELPAIAIKEKPCEPITDFEAFFRSEAARVNESRIAGLKEAKLASVQKKIDSMSEILNSLEDKDELMRKSEEAANLGSLLLANLGNFKGYEREICLKDFDGNEIKLTLSDTPKNSANEFYTRSKKFRAKAIGVEIEKRNLSEKIEFFEGLKSLLKEANSLYELEILSPKNKAKQRERHVKDVSENAEIFYVREFKILVGRNEKGNINLLDLAKKDDIWLHLKDTPSAHVIIKTNKSKVPEDVLEMAAKFCVEFSVKGAGRYEVDYTKRENLKRENSANVTYTNYKTIIINKG from the coding sequence ATGAAGTACGCACATTTAGTTCAAATAGCAAGTTATTTATCAAATTTTACAAAGATAAACCAAGCAAAACGCATTAATGATATGGCTATTTTGATCGAATTTAATGGCGAGAAGATCATCTTTGATCTAAACAAATCAAACTCTGCTATCTACAAAGATGGCGAGCTAAAAGAAGCAAAAATTTATCAAGCGCCTTTTGATAATGTGCTAAAAAAGCGCTTTAACGCCTCGCATATAAAAAGCGTTGAGTGCTTAAAAGATAATAGAATTTTAAAATTTATCTGCACGCAAAGTGGCTCATATAAAAGTGAAAATTTTATCCTCTATCTTGAATTTACTGGGCGCTTTACAAATGCTGTGATAACTGATGAAAATAACGTAATCATCGAAGCGTTAAGACACATCGATAATAGCTACCGAAAGATAGAAACCGGCGAAGTTTTAAGGGAGCTTCCAGCCATCGCTATCAAAGAAAAACCGTGCGAGCCCATAACTGACTTTGAGGCGTTTTTTAGAAGTGAAGCGGCCAGAGTAAATGAGTCCAGGATAGCTGGCTTAAAAGAGGCGAAGCTTGCAAGCGTACAAAAAAAGATAGATAGCATGAGCGAAATTTTAAACTCACTTGAAGACAAAGATGAGCTAATGAGAAAGAGTGAAGAAGCTGCAAATTTAGGATCGCTTTTGCTTGCAAATCTGGGAAATTTTAAGGGCTACGAGAGGGAAATTTGTCTAAAAGATTTTGATGGCAATGAGATAAAACTAACTCTTAGCGATACACCAAAAAACAGCGCAAATGAGTTTTACACAAGATCAAAAAAATTTCGTGCAAAAGCCATTGGCGTGGAGATAGAAAAGAGAAATTTAAGCGAAAAGATCGAGTTTTTTGAAGGATTAAAATCTCTTTTAAAAGAAGCGAACAGTCTTTATGAGCTTGAAATTTTAAGCCCAAAAAACAAGGCAAAACAAAGAGAACGCCACGTAAAAGACGTGAGTGAAAATGCTGAAATTTTTTACGTTAGAGAATTTAAAATACTAGTTGGTAGAAACGAAAAAGGCAATATAAATTTGCTTGACCTTGCCAAAAAAGACGATATATGGTTACATCTAAAGGATACCCCAAGCGCTCATGTCATTATTAAGACAAACAAGAGCAAAGTGCCAGAAGACGTGCTAGAGATGGCTGCTAAATTTTGCGTGGAATTTAGCGTAAAAGGAGCTGGTAGATACGAGGTAGACTACACTAAGCGTGAAAATTTAAAGCGTGAAAACAGTGCAAATGTCACTTATACGAACTATAAAACTATCATCATAAATAAAGGCTAA